From the Coprobacter tertius genome, one window contains:
- the folB gene encoding dihydroneopterin aldolase: MESYIELENIKFYAYHGVSETERKVGNNYEVYLKVNLSLEKAAITDNLEDTVNYALLYDCIKKEMMIPSNLLEHVAGRIITAICKKHPVIWGGSIKISKIKPPISGDIERASVSFSW, translated from the coding sequence ATGGAAAGCTATATCGAACTCGAAAATATAAAGTTTTACGCCTATCACGGCGTTTCGGAAACCGAACGTAAAGTAGGAAATAATTACGAAGTATATCTGAAAGTAAATTTATCTTTAGAAAAAGCTGCTATAACAGACAATCTCGAGGACACTGTTAATTACGCATTATTATACGATTGTATTAAAAAAGAAATGATGATTCCCTCGAATTTACTCGAACATGTCGCCGGGCGCATTATAACGGCAATATGTAAAAAACATCCCGTAATATGGGGAGGCAGCATAAAAATATCAAAAATAAAGCCCCCTATATCCGGAGATATAGAAAGGGCTTCGGTATCTTTCAGTTGGTAG
- a CDS encoding aminopeptidase C encodes MLKHGLTVSLLLLAFTVGFAKNDTKKKDEKGYKFTEVKTLATTPVKNQSSSGTCWSFSGTSFFESELLRQGKPEVDLSEMFIVRHSYMEKAEKYVRMHGATNFAAGGSTYDVMHVIKEYGIVPEEVYTGLNYGTDVHRHGELDAVLEAYVKAVVSNKNRTLTTAWKEGFNGILDAYLGKLPEKFTYQGKEYTPKTFAASLGLNMDDYVSITSFSHHPFYETFAIEVPDNWAWAPSYNIPLDDFARIFANSIDKGYTVYWASDVSERGFAYNKGFAVVPDADLSDMTDSEKARWTKLTDSEKESQLYKLEEPGAEKKITQEMRQEAFDNYQTTDDHGMHIVGTAVDQKGNKYYKVKNSWGPNQIYGGYFYASEPFVLYKTLNIVVNKNAIPDDIAKKMNLK; translated from the coding sequence ATGCTAAAACACGGATTAACGGTATCGTTATTGCTCCTTGCTTTTACGGTAGGTTTTGCAAAGAATGATACTAAAAAAAAGGATGAAAAAGGGTATAAATTTACCGAAGTGAAAACATTGGCGACAACGCCTGTTAAAAATCAGAGCAGTTCGGGAACTTGCTGGAGTTTTTCAGGAACTTCTTTTTTTGAAAGTGAATTGTTGCGTCAGGGAAAACCCGAGGTAGATCTTTCTGAAATGTTTATCGTACGACACAGTTATATGGAAAAAGCAGAGAAATACGTACGTATGCATGGTGCTACTAATTTTGCCGCCGGGGGATCTACCTATGATGTGATGCATGTTATTAAAGAATACGGAATTGTTCCCGAAGAAGTATATACTGGTTTGAATTACGGTACCGATGTACACCGTCACGGTGAACTCGATGCGGTGCTCGAGGCCTATGTAAAAGCGGTTGTCAGCAATAAAAATCGTACCTTGACAACAGCCTGGAAAGAAGGTTTTAATGGTATTCTCGATGCATATCTCGGAAAGCTTCCCGAAAAATTTACTTATCAGGGAAAGGAATATACACCGAAAACTTTTGCTGCTTCATTGGGGTTGAATATGGATGACTATGTGTCGATTACTTCGTTTTCACATCATCCTTTCTATGAAACTTTTGCAATCGAAGTTCCCGATAATTGGGCTTGGGCTCCTTCATATAATATACCTTTAGATGATTTTGCACGTATATTTGCAAATTCAATCGATAAGGGATATACGGTTTATTGGGCGTCAGATGTCAGTGAAAGAGGTTTTGCATATAATAAAGGTTTCGCTGTCGTTCCTGATGCCGATTTATCGGATATGACCGATAGTGAAAAAGCTCGCTGGACAAAACTGACCGATAGCGAAAAAGAATCGCAGTTGTATAAGCTGGAAGAACCGGGAGCTGAAAAGAAAATTACTCAGGAAATGCGTCAGGAAGCTTTCGACAATTATCAGACAACTGATGATCATGGTATGCACATTGTCGGTACTGCGGTAGATCAAAAAGGAAATAAATACTATAAGGTTAAAAATTCATGGGGGCCAAATCAGATTTATGGTGGTTATTTTTATGCATCCGAACCCTTTGTATTGTATAAAACACTGAATATTGTGGTTAATAAAAATGCCATTCCCGATGATATTGCAAAAAAAATGAATTTAAAATAA
- a CDS encoding DUF5103 domain-containing protein: MRTTLLIFIAFIANITCLPVFSQKTVYHTKAIHPAVHTIRLRVPEKSYFPPVIKLGSDEKIEISFDIFADETEFLNYKLIHCNADWTQSQLTDIEYIDGFNVNTVEEGELSFNTYRNYVHYSITIPNEQFQFKVSGNYALVVFPENYPDNPILYACFSVYENKVSVPAMVTTRTDIDYNKAHQQLEFSIQYPHHYIQDPRNDLRVHISQNNRRDTEAVLTQPLYVKNNELVFGHTPQLIFEAGNEYRRFEMVNTRYPGLNVENIRYYDPYYHVSLFPDKPRYTNNYTFDQTQYGHFTIRQSDADDNDTESDYFVVHFSLDYDNPLMNGDIYIDGEFTNGQYNEWNRMIYNQETRRYEKDMYLKQGSYNYQYLFLPKGASKATPGVIEGNFFETGNEYLIKVYQRGRQERYDRLVGIGRIFSGK; the protein is encoded by the coding sequence ATGCGAACGACCCTTTTAATATTTATAGCGTTTATCGCTAATATAACATGTCTTCCGGTCTTTTCACAAAAGACCGTTTACCATACAAAAGCGATACATCCAGCCGTACATACCATACGTTTACGCGTTCCTGAAAAATCGTATTTTCCCCCGGTAATTAAATTGGGTAGCGATGAAAAGATCGAAATCTCTTTCGATATATTTGCTGACGAAACCGAATTTTTAAACTATAAACTCATTCACTGTAATGCCGACTGGACACAGTCTCAACTCACCGATATCGAATACATCGACGGTTTTAATGTGAATACAGTAGAAGAAGGCGAACTTTCGTTTAATACATACCGTAATTACGTACATTACAGCATAACGATTCCAAACGAACAATTCCAGTTTAAAGTATCGGGAAATTATGCTCTGGTCGTATTCCCTGAAAATTATCCGGACAACCCGATTTTATATGCCTGTTTTTCGGTTTATGAAAACAAAGTATCGGTGCCAGCCATGGTAACCACCCGTACCGACATCGATTACAACAAAGCGCATCAACAACTCGAATTTTCGATACAATATCCACACCATTATATACAAGATCCTCGAAATGATTTAAGAGTACATATTTCACAAAACAACCGAAGAGACACCGAGGCCGTGCTTACCCAACCACTTTATGTAAAAAATAACGAACTGGTTTTCGGGCACACACCCCAACTCATTTTCGAAGCCGGAAACGAATATCGTCGGTTCGAAATGGTAAATACGAGATATCCAGGTCTTAATGTGGAAAACATACGTTATTACGACCCTTATTATCATGTAAGCCTATTTCCTGATAAACCAAGATATACGAATAATTATACATTCGACCAGACACAATACGGACACTTTACCATACGGCAAAGTGATGCAGATGATAACGATACGGAATCGGATTATTTTGTCGTTCATTTCTCTCTCGATTATGACAATCCGTTAATGAACGGCGATATTTACATCGACGGGGAATTTACAAACGGGCAATATAACGAATGGAATCGAATGATTTACAATCAGGAAACCCGCCGATACGAAAAGGATATGTATCTGAAGCAAGGTTCTTATAATTATCAATACTTGTTTCTACCGAAAGGAGCTTCAAAAGCGACTCCGGGAGTCATAGAAGGAAACTTCTTCGAAACCGGCAACGAATATCTTATAAAGGTTTACCAAAGGGGACGACAAGAAAGATACGACAGGCTGGTAGGGATCGGCCGTATTTTCTCGGGTAAATAA
- a CDS encoding PepSY-like domain-containing protein, with the protein MKKVVLAFALLFGSLCIASAAVTDNDRIPYDKLPTAARTFIEKTFPGVNAVKCEKEKGWTQYDVRLSNGVEIEFDRAGNWLEIESNNGPFTMMMLNLLPSKAVNYINTNFNGQGVKKVERKRNGYEVKVMTNPKTEVKFDKNGNFSSQKIDD; encoded by the coding sequence ATGAAAAAAGTTGTATTGGCCTTTGCTTTGTTATTCGGGTCGTTATGCATAGCCTCGGCTGCTGTGACAGATAACGATCGCATTCCGTACGATAAACTGCCCACAGCAGCTCGTACTTTTATTGAAAAGACCTTCCCGGGGGTAAATGCTGTAAAATGTGAAAAAGAGAAAGGTTGGACTCAATATGATGTCCGATTATCTAATGGGGTTGAAATAGAGTTCGACAGAGCTGGAAACTGGTTAGAGATAGAAAGTAATAATGGTCCGTTTACGATGATGATGCTTAACCTCTTGCCTTCTAAAGCTGTAAATTATATTAATACTAATTTCAACGGGCAAGGGGTAAAAAAGGTAGAACGTAAGCGCAATGGTTATGAGGTAAAAGTGATGACAAATCCCAAAACCGAAGTAAAATTCGATAAAAACGGAAATTTTTCATCACAAAAGATAGATGATTAA
- a CDS encoding translocation/assembly module TamB domain-containing protein encodes MGKVLKYILWLIFSLFLLVLLLPVLFYIPFIQNWAKDTATQYVTEKYEIEISIERLRLSFPFDLVIDNSRIVLNPGDTLFSARSLRLDVTLSPLLHKEIKINKLLFSDVKFSFADTTSNMEIDGDVERLILSVNSADLKTERARIPRLILTDGWVNLKLGESPPDTTQKKSGNAAWAIDVKKLSLNNIDFGMQMYPQNMHLTVHLGKAMLQDGSVDLGHQTVDVNSITIDQGIYSYLTDTVSVTKTEAEQPTDSIENSEPWVVKVSQIKLTDNQATYGLISYAPQPGFDLNYISATNINITVDSLYNRGAEVKADLRHLSLTERSGLSIVQSYGSFSMDSTALSLRNFILQTANSSISANAHMGMPGTTGIQARTPLSAHLKTDFGPEDLYLLYPDMRKQLGLLPIEKIHCEIDADGDFGSLNIPSISASIPGRCQISANGKLQTIYDMKKISGDVHFNGDFIHMGFITDLLPDTLLQKRINIPDNMHLYGSAKISGSKYYPDIRFTSGGGSISLNGLFDPQTESYDIKLISDSLSVAQFLPYDSIGVVSLRIAAAGKGFNFFSTHTHSDISLKAERIDYKKYTYNGISISAALLDQKITGEVVSTDSAAQINLGLKGFLSKERYEGSINGSIKQINFQKMGFSPTPLALSFDLEAKGAATEKGAYEIDTRIGQMMLTLGDQTNKLNSLIVTGSMDNDHIKASITGDDLQADFSTTVGIDTLTSQFAAIERELEEQQKTSKYNIYKLEQMLPPFSISASAKTNKFIKSLLKSSGIGFKEGKIAISDSEKDPFMFNAAIDRFETGGIRVDTIRLTMDQHKEHIDYNLHIGNAPGNLDQAAQVGMSGYIETNHVLIQCHQRNRAGQEGFDFGMNAWLRDSLVHVSILPDPILGFEPWTVNNNNFFNYYFDNRLSADLEMKAVNKSVVLRSADEITGKQGSLNVLINGLDIASILSISPFAPPIGGILSTDLVLFLPEKQVEASGNLSIENLSYAKQRVGDILFDINYQLDNSGKQIARADMSIDKQKVLNIDGSYDGKSDNPIDLTVSIPGFPLASANAFLQDMVTLSGNLNGEMKISGTGNTPIVDGYLQFASTGIAIPMIGTSFTLSTEKIIIKENDLLFNKFAIIGPNKKPLQINGHVDMHDFSRMMTDLSITANEFQMVNVSRNRKSMVYGKAFADLNITVKGPIEGLSLRGDVGLLNGTDVTYVMQDSPLDIKQENQNMVTFVSFNDTTEVEEADTMPVKRISGMDILVNVNIANSVKVAVNLSADGQNRINLQGGGNLTYSMNTLGDSRFTGRYELTGGTVRYNPPIISEKIFNIQQGSYVSWTGNIADPAMNITAIEPLRISVSEDGKNTRTVNFNVSINIRNTLENLAITFDVSAPEDLTIQNELQSMTAEQRATQAMNLMIYNTYTGPGSETKGSLISGNPLNSFIQKELNQWAQNNLKNVDVSFGIDTYDDQTAGANGTRTDYSYQVSKTLFNDRFKVVIGGSFSPDDDANQNLKENLIDDVSLEYMLDKRENMLIKIFRHTGYESILEGEITETGVGFVVRKKLFRLSELFRISRKPKQNTK; translated from the coding sequence ATGGGGAAGGTTTTAAAATATATATTGTGGTTGATCTTCAGCTTATTTTTACTGGTGCTTTTGCTACCGGTACTTTTTTATATTCCTTTTATACAAAACTGGGCTAAAGACACTGCGACACAATATGTTACCGAAAAATATGAAATCGAAATCTCTATCGAAAGGCTACGCCTCTCATTTCCATTCGACCTCGTTATCGATAACAGCCGTATTGTCTTAAACCCAGGCGATACGCTTTTCTCGGCACGTTCTTTAAGGTTAGATGTCACACTTTCTCCGTTATTGCATAAAGAAATTAAGATAAACAAACTTCTTTTTAGCGACGTAAAATTTTCATTTGCCGATACTACCTCCAATATGGAAATCGACGGCGATGTAGAACGGCTCATTCTCTCGGTGAATTCCGCAGATTTAAAAACAGAAAGAGCAAGAATACCTCGCCTTATACTTACCGACGGATGGGTAAATCTGAAATTGGGAGAAAGCCCTCCAGACACTACTCAAAAAAAATCGGGAAATGCAGCATGGGCCATCGATGTAAAAAAACTCTCATTGAACAATATCGATTTCGGAATGCAGATGTATCCCCAAAATATGCATCTTACCGTACATCTCGGCAAAGCGATGTTACAGGACGGATCGGTAGATTTGGGACATCAGACGGTAGACGTAAACTCTATCACTATTGACCAAGGCATATACAGTTATCTTACCGATACCGTTTCCGTCACAAAAACAGAAGCAGAACAGCCTACCGATTCTATTGAAAATTCGGAACCATGGGTAGTAAAAGTATCACAGATAAAACTGACCGATAATCAGGCTACTTACGGACTTATCTCTTATGCCCCACAGCCGGGTTTCGATCTGAATTATATATCGGCTACAAATATTAATATAACCGTAGATTCTCTTTATAATCGAGGAGCGGAAGTTAAAGCCGATCTCAGGCATCTATCACTTACCGAACGTTCTGGGTTATCGATAGTACAAAGCTACGGTAGTTTCTCTATGGACTCGACGGCCTTATCGCTACGTAATTTTATTTTACAAACCGCCAATTCTTCCATCAGCGCCAACGCTCATATGGGCATGCCTGGCACGACAGGAATACAAGCCCGAACACCTCTCTCAGCGCATCTGAAAACCGATTTCGGACCCGAAGATTTATACCTCTTATATCCTGACATGCGGAAACAACTGGGGCTGCTTCCTATCGAAAAAATTCATTGTGAAATAGATGCAGATGGAGATTTCGGATCTCTGAATATACCGTCAATATCCGCTTCGATACCGGGTCGATGCCAGATTTCGGCAAATGGTAAATTACAAACAATCTACGATATGAAAAAAATATCGGGTGATGTACATTTCAACGGAGATTTTATCCATATGGGATTCATAACAGATTTATTGCCAGATACCTTATTACAAAAACGCATCAATATACCCGATAACATGCACCTTTACGGTTCGGCTAAAATATCCGGGAGCAAATATTATCCCGACATACGGTTTACGTCGGGAGGTGGAAGTATTTCTTTAAACGGTCTGTTCGATCCTCAAACCGAATCCTATGACATAAAACTCATTTCCGACTCATTATCGGTAGCTCAATTTCTCCCATATGATTCTATCGGAGTCGTATCTTTACGAATTGCTGCCGCAGGAAAAGGATTCAATTTCTTCTCGACACATACCCATAGCGACATTTCATTAAAAGCAGAACGCATCGATTATAAAAAATATACCTACAATGGCATTTCCATATCCGCAGCTTTACTCGATCAAAAAATAACCGGAGAAGTAGTAAGTACCGACAGTGCCGCACAGATTAATCTCGGATTAAAAGGCTTTCTCTCGAAAGAGCGCTACGAGGGAAGTATAAATGGATCAATAAAACAGATAAACTTTCAAAAAATGGGATTTTCTCCCACACCTCTCGCCCTATCATTCGATTTGGAAGCCAAAGGTGCTGCAACCGAAAAAGGAGCCTATGAAATAGATACACGCATCGGACAAATGATGCTTACTTTAGGGGATCAGACAAATAAGCTTAACAGTCTGATCGTTACCGGATCTATGGACAACGATCATATAAAAGCCAGCATTACGGGCGACGACTTGCAAGCAGATTTTTCAACGACTGTAGGAATAGACACACTTACTTCCCAGTTTGCCGCAATAGAACGAGAACTCGAGGAGCAGCAAAAAACATCAAAATATAATATCTATAAACTCGAGCAAATGCTTCCTCCTTTCTCGATTTCAGCCTCGGCGAAAACGAATAAATTTATAAAAAGTCTGCTAAAATCTTCAGGAATAGGATTTAAAGAAGGTAAAATCGCCATTTCCGACTCTGAAAAAGATCCATTTATGTTCAATGCCGCAATCGACCGATTCGAAACGGGAGGAATCAGAGTCGATACGATACGTTTAACCATGGACCAGCACAAAGAACATATCGATTATAACCTGCATATCGGAAACGCTCCCGGAAATCTCGATCAGGCCGCACAGGTGGGTATGTCGGGATATATCGAAACCAACCATGTCCTCATCCAGTGCCATCAACGAAACCGGGCCGGGCAAGAAGGCTTCGATTTCGGCATGAACGCTTGGCTGCGCGACAGCCTCGTACACGTATCGATACTACCCGACCCTATACTCGGATTCGAACCTTGGACAGTAAATAACAATAACTTTTTTAATTACTATTTCGATAATCGCCTGTCGGCCGATCTCGAAATGAAAGCAGTTAACAAAAGCGTGGTTCTGCGTTCAGCAGACGAAATTACAGGTAAACAAGGTTCTCTGAATGTACTCATCAACGGTCTCGATATAGCTTCGATACTCAGTATTTCACCTTTTGCTCCTCCTATCGGTGGAATACTTTCGACTGATCTTGTCCTGTTCCTCCCCGAAAAACAGGTAGAAGCCTCAGGAAACCTTTCGATTGAAAACCTCAGTTATGCCAAACAACGTGTCGGAGACATCCTTTTCGACATAAATTATCAGCTCGATAACAGCGGAAAACAGATTGCGCGTGCAGATATGTCTATTGATAAACAAAAAGTCCTGAATATCGACGGTAGTTACGATGGAAAATCAGATAATCCGATTGATCTTACCGTGAGTATACCAGGATTCCCTCTGGCATCTGCCAATGCCTTCTTACAAGATATGGTTACCCTTTCGGGTAACCTGAACGGTGAAATGAAAATTTCAGGAACCGGCAATACCCCCATTGTGGATGGATACCTGCAATTTGCATCAACCGGAATAGCAATACCCATGATAGGCACGTCATTTACTCTATCTACAGAAAAGATAATTATAAAAGAAAACGATCTCTTATTTAATAAATTTGCGATTATCGGCCCGAATAAGAAACCGTTACAAATTAACGGGCACGTCGATATGCACGACTTCTCGAGAATGATGACCGACCTGAGCATTACAGCCAACGAATTCCAGATGGTTAATGTTTCCCGTAACCGTAAATCGATGGTATATGGTAAAGCATTCGCCGATCTTAATATTACTGTAAAAGGCCCGATCGAAGGACTAAGCTTACGTGGTGACGTCGGTTTACTAAACGGTACCGATGTTACTTACGTTATGCAGGATTCTCCACTCGACATAAAACAGGAAAACCAAAATATGGTCACGTTCGTTTCTTTTAACGATACGACCGAGGTAGAAGAAGCAGATACAATGCCCGTAAAACGGATCAGCGGTATGGATATTCTCGTTAATGTAAATATCGCCAATTCGGTAAAAGTAGCAGTAAACCTGTCGGCCGACGGGCAAAATCGCATCAATCTGCAAGGTGGAGGTAATCTTACCTATTCGATGAATACATTAGGGGATAGCCGTTTTACCGGAAGATATGAACTTACAGGGGGTACCGTAAGATACAATCCGCCTATCATCTCGGAAAAAATATTCAATATCCAACAAGGTAGCTATGTAAGCTGGACCGGGAATATTGCCGATCCGGCAATGAATATAACGGCCATAGAGCCATTAAGAATAAGTGTTTCGGAAGATGGCAAGAATACCCGGACCGTAAACTTCAATGTCAGTATAAATATACGTAATACGCTCGAAAATTTAGCGATCACCTTTGATGTATCGGCTCCGGAAGACCTGACTATACAAAACGAATTGCAATCGATGACAGCCGAACAACGAGCAACACAGGCGATGAACCTGATGATATACAATACTTATACCGGGCCGGGCAGTGAAACCAAAGGAAGCCTGATAAGTGGCAATCCGCTAAACTCCTTCATTCAAAAAGAACTTAACCAATGGGCACAAAACAATCTGAAAAATGTCGATGTAAGTTTCGGAATCGATACTTATGACGACCAAACTGCCGGTGCTAACGGAACACGTACCGACTATTCTTATCAAGTATCGAAAACTCTGTTCAACGACCGTTTTAAAGTCGTTATCGGCGGTAGTTTCAGTCCCGATGACGATGCAAATCAAAATTTAAAAGAAAACCTCATCGACGACGTTTCTCTCGAGTATATGCTCGATAAACGAGAAAATATGCTCATAAAAATTTTCAGGCATACCGGTTACGAGAGTATTCTCGAAGGAGAAATAACAGAAACCGGAGTCGGTTTTGTCGTACGAAAGAAATTATTCAGACTGAGCGAGTTATTCCGTATCAGCCGCAAACCGAAGCAAAATACAAAATGA
- a CDS encoding BamA/TamA family outer membrane protein codes for MKTRIFTGIMLLLLILMAACSTTSRLGEEEILYTGVKKIEITGVDSLEVPGNVKSAIKAPLLVKPNNSFLGAYWRTPFPIGLWVYNHMKPKKDKGFKHWFYEKFAKEPILISGVKPEVRVKVVDDILANYGYFGAHCQYELVYSKKNRKMAKIRYWVEVPTPSFYDSIEFPTPVTPLTELIDSLSKKSLIRKGAQYNLDTLSAERTRITTVARNKGYYYFRPEYIEYLADTTQKPKTVSLRMVLGKGIPAPALNAYKVGNVDVSLSSATGKGQIDSLFYKDLTVVYQKPMHLRKFVLPANITLKPGNIYSVEQQNLTQTNLSKLNIFRYVNLDVTPLDSLKGKDSLDVSIDAAFDVPLESEFEVDVSSKSNSFIGPQITFGVSKKNLFGAGEILAVKLNGSYEWQTGKKPAGAKSSLLNSYEFGLNGTLSFPRVLIPYKMQRKKNRRYPARTYFQLGADLMNRPHFFRMIQFNLSMNYDFQSSPYSFHTVTPVKLIYNKLLNTTSSFDNTLNENPAIALSFRNQFIPTVGYTYTFDRSFGRNGNNRIFWQTSATSAGNILAGIMDLAGKKGEKELFGNQFSQFIKGSTEFKYYRRLWGDNWLATRFLIGAGHAYGNSKVMPYSEQFYIGGANSIRAFTIRSLGPGSYRPPVNDPNGYFDQTGNFKLEANAEFRFKIIGGLHGAVFLDAGNIWLLQKDPKRPGGELQMKTFAKDIALGTGFGLRYDISYLVLRADLGIGIHSPYPNPEKSGYYNMSNFKNSLGFHLAIGYPF; via the coding sequence ATGAAAACCAGGATATTCACCGGTATAATGCTGCTGTTGCTTATTCTTATGGCAGCTTGCTCTACCACCAGCCGGCTGGGAGAAGAGGAGATTTTGTACACCGGTGTAAAAAAAATAGAAATTACAGGAGTCGACAGTCTTGAAGTACCGGGAAATGTAAAATCGGCAATAAAAGCTCCACTTTTGGTAAAACCCAACAACTCATTTTTAGGCGCATACTGGAGGACTCCCTTCCCGATCGGATTATGGGTATATAACCATATGAAACCAAAAAAAGACAAAGGATTTAAACATTGGTTTTATGAAAAATTTGCAAAAGAACCGATTTTAATATCAGGAGTGAAACCCGAAGTACGAGTAAAAGTCGTCGATGATATTTTGGCTAACTACGGTTATTTCGGGGCTCATTGTCAATATGAGCTGGTATATTCTAAAAAAAACCGTAAAATGGCAAAGATACGTTATTGGGTAGAGGTCCCTACCCCGTCGTTCTACGATAGTATAGAATTTCCGACTCCTGTAACACCGCTTACCGAACTTATCGACAGTCTATCGAAAAAATCTCTGATCAGAAAAGGAGCTCAATACAACCTCGATACGCTTTCGGCAGAACGTACACGCATAACCACAGTTGCCCGTAATAAAGGATATTATTATTTCAGACCCGAATATATCGAATACTTAGCCGATACGACTCAAAAACCCAAAACAGTGAGTCTACGTATGGTACTTGGGAAAGGAATACCAGCACCGGCTCTAAATGCATACAAAGTAGGAAACGTAGATGTCTCTCTGTCGAGTGCGACAGGAAAAGGTCAGATCGATTCGCTTTTCTACAAAGACCTGACTGTCGTTTACCAGAAACCGATGCATTTACGCAAATTCGTTCTACCCGCCAATATTACGCTAAAGCCCGGAAACATTTATTCGGTAGAACAACAAAACCTGACACAAACCAACTTAAGTAAACTGAATATTTTCAGGTATGTAAATCTCGACGTTACGCCTCTTGATTCACTCAAAGGAAAAGATTCTCTCGACGTTTCTATCGACGCAGCTTTCGACGTTCCTCTCGAGTCGGAATTCGAAGTCGACGTATCTTCCAAATCGAACAGTTTTATAGGACCGCAGATTACATTCGGCGTCAGTAAAAAAAATCTTTTCGGAGCCGGAGAAATATTGGCGGTAAAGCTTAACGGTTCTTATGAATGGCAAACCGGGAAAAAACCGGCAGGCGCCAAATCATCCTTACTGAATTCATACGAGTTCGGGTTAAATGGGACCCTATCCTTTCCCCGTGTACTGATTCCTTACAAAATGCAACGCAAAAAGAACCGGCGTTATCCGGCTCGTACTTATTTCCAGTTAGGAGCCGACCTGATGAACCGCCCTCATTTTTTCCGCATGATTCAGTTCAACCTATCGATGAATTACGATTTCCAGAGTTCACCATACAGTTTCCATACGGTAACCCCGGTTAAACTGATTTACAATAAACTACTAAATACGACTTCTTCCTTTGACAATACACTGAATGAGAATCCTGCTATCGCATTAAGTTTCAGAAATCAGTTTATCCCGACTGTCGGATATACCTATACCTTTGACCGTTCTTTTGGACGCAACGGAAACAATCGCATATTTTGGCAAACATCGGCTACATCAGCCGGAAATATTTTAGCCGGAATTATGGATCTGGCTGGGAAAAAAGGAGAAAAAGAATTATTCGGAAATCAATTTTCCCAATTTATAAAAGGATCGACTGAATTTAAATATTATCGCCGGCTTTGGGGCGATAATTGGTTGGCTACCCGTTTCCTTATAGGAGCAGGGCATGCATACGGCAATTCTAAAGTAATGCCATATAGCGAACAATTTTATATCGGTGGAGCCAATAGTATCCGAGCATTTACAATTCGTTCGTTAGGACCGGGAAGTTACCGTCCGCCGGTAAACGATCCGAATGGATATTTCGACCAAACCGGTAATTTTAAACTCGAAGCCAATGCCGAGTTCCGTTTTAAAATCATCGGAGGTCTGCATGGAGCCGTTTTTCTCGATGCAGGTAACATCTGGTTATTGCAAAAAGACCCGAAACGTCCGGGCGGAGAATTACAAATGAAAACATTCGCAAAAGATATTGCCCTCGGTACGGGATTCGGACTACGCTATGACATCAGTTACCTCGTTTTACGTGCCGATTTAGGAATCGGGATACACTCTCCTTATCCCAATCCTGAAAAATCAGGATACTATAATATGTCGAATTTTAAAAACAGTCTCGGATTCCATTTAGCCATCGGATATCCGTTCTGA
- a CDS encoding histone H1, with translation MKELVDKIQSLIGDFKKDAGLQLENGNKAAGVRARKASLEIEKLMKEFRKASIDEAKK, from the coding sequence ATGAAAGAGTTAGTAGATAAAATCCAGTCATTGATTGGTGACTTCAAAAAAGATGCAGGTTTGCAACTTGAAAATGGAAATAAGGCGGCAGGCGTACGTGCTCGTAAAGCTTCTCTCGAGATTGAAAAATTGATGAAAGAGTTCCGTAAAGCATCTATTGACGAAGCAAAGAAATAA